The following are encoded together in the Campylobacter concisus genome:
- a CDS encoding uroporphyrinogen-III synthase, which yields MRKIYLISNTKTTDESVINLSVSKIEFLKFELNLSDYDELVATSKNAFNALKFNNIKAINLPVFAIANSCASAAREFGFGEIYTGKNAHGDDFAREILPLLKGKKVLYLKGKDSASNFLEILQNGGVNIKAIIAYQNVLNPCKMELKPPKNSILIFASPLNVRNFLSNFGWDESYQAISIGKVTAKELKFTEPIVSQSQDINACIALAKTLL from the coding sequence TTGCGTAAAATTTATCTTATTTCAAATACAAAAACGACTGATGAGAGCGTTATAAATTTAAGCGTAAGCAAGATCGAATTTTTAAAATTTGAACTAAATTTAAGTGACTATGATGAACTGGTAGCCACTTCTAAAAATGCTTTTAATGCATTAAAATTTAACAATATAAAAGCTATAAATTTGCCAGTCTTTGCCATCGCAAATAGTTGTGCGTCGGCTGCAAGAGAGTTTGGATTTGGCGAAATTTATACCGGAAAGAACGCTCACGGAGATGACTTTGCAAGAGAAATTTTGCCACTTTTAAAAGGCAAAAAAGTTCTTTATCTAAAAGGTAAAGATAGCGCTTCAAATTTCTTAGAAATTTTGCAAAATGGCGGCGTAAATATAAAAGCAATTATCGCTTATCAAAACGTTTTAAATCCTTGCAAAATGGAGCTAAAACCGCCAAAAAATAGTATCTTGATCTTCGCTTCTCCGCTAAATGTCAGAAATTTTCTTAGTAATTTTGGCTGGGATGAGAGCTATCAAGCGATAAGCATTGGAAAGGTCACTGCAAAAGAGCTAAAATTTACCGAGCCAATAGTAAGCCAAAGTCAAGATATAAACGCCTGTATCGCGCTTGCCAAAACATTACTTTAA